The following coding sequences lie in one Arachis stenosperma cultivar V10309 chromosome 5, arast.V10309.gnm1.PFL2, whole genome shotgun sequence genomic window:
- the LOC130982546 gene encoding pentatricopeptide repeat-containing protein At1g62930, chloroplastic-like isoform X2, whose product MDYQPDTVTLTTILKGLYLCGSVEKAVRFHDRLLAHGFHFNQVTYGTLINGLCKTGHTSAAIQMLRKIPRYGIAPNVLMYSAIIDSLCKDTLVSQAFHLYSEMLAKGISLDVITYNSLIFGLCLEGQYKEAIDLLSDMVLRNITPDVYTYNTLIDGLCKDGKIKDAKSVLTVMAKHGVKPDVVTYSSLMDGYCLVNEVDKAKYTFNTMAENRVFPNVRTYTIMINGFCKSKMIDDALNLFEEMHRKNLVPDTVTYSTLIDGLGKSGRILCALELLEKMHDRGQPANIVTYSSLMDALFNIKQHDKALMLFNQMKESGIDPNIFTYTILIDGLCKSGRLKNAKEIFQELSIKGYHLNTRIYNVMINGLCKEGLLHEALALKLEMEDNGCSPDAVTYETTIRALLEKGENDQALKHLHEMIARGLLKRH is encoded by the coding sequence ATGGATTATCAACCTGATACGGTAACATTGACAACAATCCTAAAAGGTCTCTATCTCTGTGGTAGTGTTGAAAAAGCAGTGCGCTTTCATGACAGACTGCTGGCTCATGGATTTCACTTTAATCAAGTCACTTATGGGACGTTGATCAATGGGCTCTGTAAGACCGGTCACACATCAGCTGCTATTCAAATGTTGAGAAAGATCCCACGGTATGGAATTGCTCCTAATGTCTTAATGTACAGCGCAATTATTGATAGCCTCTGCAAGGATACACTTGTAAGTCAGGCTTTTCATTTATACTCTGAGATGCTTGCTAAGGGAATTTCTCTAGATGTTATCACATACAATTCTCTCATTTTTGGATTGTGTCTTGAAGGTCAATATAAGGAAGCCATTGATTTGTTAAGTGATATGGTGCTTAGAAACATTACTCCTGATGTTTATACCTATAATACTTTGATCGATGGGCTATGCAAGGATGGAAAGATCAAAGATGCTAAGAGTGTATTGACTGTAATGGCAAAACATGGTGTGAAACCAGATGTGGTTACTTATAGCAGCTTAATGGATGGATATTGTTTGGTTAATGAGGTAGATAAGGCAAAATATACATTCAACACAATGGCCGAGAATAGAGTGTTTCCTAATGTTCGGACTTACACTATCATGATTAATGGCTTTTGCAAAAGTAAAATGATCGATGACGCCTTGAATCTCTTCGAAGAGATGCATCGCAAGAACTTGGTTCCTGACACGGTAACTTACAGTACTCTAATTGATGGCTTGGGAAAATCAGGGAGAATCCTTTGTGCCTTGGAGCTTCTTGAAAAGATGCATGATCGAGGTCAACCCGCTAATATAGTCACTTACAGTTCTTTGATGGATGCTTTGTTCAATATCAAACAACATGACAAGGCACTTATGTTATTCAATCAAATGAAAGAGAGTGGCATTGATCCAAATATATTTACATACACCATACTTATAGATGGCCTGTGCAAAAGTGGAAGACTTAAAAATGCAAAAGAGATTTTTCAAGAGCTTTCCATTAAAGGCTATCACCTAAACACAAGGATATACAATGTTATGATCAATGGGCTCTGCAAAGAGGGCCTACTTCATGAAGCATTGGCCTTAAAGTTGGAAATGGAAGACAATGGTTGCTCTCCGGATGCTGTAACTTACGAAACAACTATTCGTGCTCTGTTGGAAAAAGGTGAAAATGATCAAGCGCTGAAACATCTTCATGAAATGATTGCTAGAGGCTTATTGAAAAGACACTAA
- the LOC130981325 gene encoding uncharacterized protein LOC130981325, whose product MLGLVETKKESITKYDVVRIWGSNRACWESVSSSGASGGLLLIWDEMVFKSSNCYKGDRWLCIERMVVKENFHCVVCLVYGPHVRAEKKSMWEELSYIARLCQVPLCFLGDFNEILHVEERKGATSLSASAEDFRSWINDMELVDLPLNDRKYTWFRGQSCSRIDRSLVLLGWLDVYPETRLRGGPRGLSDHCPMIMEDSRKFEGPRPFRSLDSWFTHEGFLRTVKEEWRELGNMQFLEKMKALSVPLRRWHKQHFGDLNERIKRFEEEIRKVDDMEDSLKVSFRDGLVNRLEREEAEGLEVLPTVEEVKEAVWDCESSKAPGNDGNRVHYSCDNFFETAKLPADSNVTWVALAPKFVGAKEIKDLRPISMWLKQKKKASAIIELDFQKAYDRVKWCFVDTVLEKMGFGRTWRALVKECVTSASIFILINGSPSKPFKMERGLRQGDPLSPFLFVLVVDVLNRMIGKAVRNGRISPLLVGRDNIELSHLQFADDTILLCLPEEGTVRNYKRLLRCFELMSGLSINFEKSNLIPVNCSQEWVSRMCQLLGCQEAALPVRYLSISLGANPWLVKTWKPVLDKVEEKLSLWKAKVLSKAGKLVLIKSVINSLPIYYLSLYKMPSAVARRIITLQRRFLWGKDDGQPGMALVKWELVKAPKKLGGLGVGDSVVRNTALLFKWWWRFSMEDCLLWKKIVCSCNNLNPNHLLSTQTLPKKGGPWRDICQVQIKDQHVRQKMIDGLALEVGDGRSTRFWEDT is encoded by the exons ATGTTGGGTTTGGtagaaacaaagaaagagagTATCACTAAATATGATGTAGTACGTATTTGGGGAAGTAATAGAGCGTGTTGGGAGTCTGTAAGTTCAAGCGGGGCTTCTGGTGGGTTATTGTTAATATGGGATGAAATGGTTTTTAAATCGTCTAACTGCTATAAAGGAGATAGATGGTTGTGTATAGAAAGAATGGTGGTAAAAGAGAACTTTCATTGTGTTGTTTGCCTAGTGTATGGACCGCATGTGAGAGCTGAGAAGAAATCCATGTGGGAAGAATTGAGTTATATTGCAAGACTCTGTCAGGTGCCTCTTTGCTTTTTGGGAGATTTTAATGAAATTTTGCATGtggaagaaaggaaaggagCCACTAGCTTATCTGCGTCTGCGGAAGATTTTAGATCATGGATAAATGACATGGAGCTGGTCGATTTGCCACTAAATGACCGTAAGTATACATGGTTTAGGGGACAATCATGCAGTCGTATTGATCGAAGCCTAGTTTTATTGGGATGGCTTGATGTATACCCAGAGACGCGTTTGAGGGGTGGGCCAAGAGGATTATCAGATCACTGCCCTATGATCATGGAAGACAGCAGGAAATTTGAAGGCCCAAGACCATTCCGAAGTTTGGATTCGTGGTTTACGCATGAAGGGTTTTTGAGAACGGTAAAGGAAGAATGGAGGGAATTAGGTAACATGCAATTCCTAGAGAAGATGAAAGCACTGTCAGTACCACTCCGCAGATGGCATAAGCAGCATTTTGGTGACTTGAATGAGAGGATAAAAAGGTTTGAGGAAGAAATAAGGAAGGTGGATGATATG GAAGATTCTCTAAAGGTGAGTTTTAGGGATGGATTGGTTAATCGCTTAGAGAGGGAGGAAGCGGAAGGCCTAGAGGTGTTACCAACAGTAGAGGAGGTAAAAGAGGCAGTGTGGGACTGTGAATCTTCTAAGGCTCCAGGGAATGACGG GAACAGAGTTCACTACAGCTGTGATAACTTTTTTGAAACAGCAAAATTACCAGCAGACTCTAATGTCACCTGGGTAGCGTTGGCGCCGAAATTTGTTGGGGCTAAGGAGATTAAAGATCTCAGACCTATCAGCATG TGGTTGAAACAGAAAAAGAAGGCATCAGCGATTATCGAACTGGACTTCCAAAAAGCCTATGACAGAGTTAAATGGTGCTTCGTGGACACTGTATTAGAAAAGATGGGATTTGGTAGAACATGGAGGGCATTGGTAAAGGAATGTGTTACATCGGCATCTATTTTCATTCTGATCAATGGTTCACCATCAAAACCGTTCAAGATGGAGAGGGGTCTAAGGCAAGGTGATCCATTATCGCCGTTTTTGTTTGTTCTGGTGGTGGATGTGCTAAATAGGATGATTGGAAAGGCGGTAAGGAACGGTCGGATATCTCCACTATTAGTTGGGCGGGATAATATAGAGCTGTCACACCTACAATTTGCTGACGACACTATATTATTATGTCTGCCAGAAGAAGGAACAGTGAGAAACTACAAGAGACTTCTGAGATGCTTTGAATTGATGTCTGGTTTGAGCATTAACTTTGAGAAGTCTAACTTGATACCAGTGAACTGCAGCCAGGAGTGGGTTAGCAGGATGTGTCAGCTTTTAGGGTGTCAGGAGGCAGCCCTACCGGTAAGGTATCTTAGCATTAGCTTAGGAGCAAATCCATGGTTGGTAAAAACGTGGAAGCCGGTTTTAGATAAGGTCGAGGAAAAATTGAGCCTGTGGAAAGCAAAAGTCCTTAGTAAGGCTGGAAAGCTGGTGCTCATTAAGTCGGTGATCAACAGTCTACCTATTTATTACCTGAGTTTGTATAAGATGCCAAGTGCAGTTGCTAGAAGAATCATTACCTTGCAGAGGAGGTTTCTTTGGGGGAAGGATGATGGACAACCTGGAATGGCTCTCGTGAAGTGGGAATTGGTCAAAGCACCAAAGAAGCTAGGAGGGTTGGGGGTGGGTGATTCCGTTGTCCGTAATACTGCTTTACTATTTAAATGGTGGTGGAGATTCTCAATGGAGGACTGCCTTTTATGGAAGAAGATTGTGTGCTCCTGTAATAACCTAAACCCAAATCACTTGTTGTCAACTCAGACGCTACCAAAGAAGGGGGGACCGTGGAGAGATATATGTCAAGTACAAATAAAAGACCAACATGTTAGGCAGAAGATGATTGATGGCCTTGCTTTGGAAGTAGGAGATGGTAGATCCACCAGATTCTGGGAGGATACATGA
- the LOC130982845 gene encoding uncharacterized protein LOC130982845 isoform X1, with amino-acid sequence MGKKAARASEYENVRNARMLENQARLESLGLLKTVSELRKHHNSPKPKPKKPNQKKLFALTPLRRSQRLNRTNTLPLSPKQVVTEKEETEIDREEKEEEGEEFRPANAPFVKISIEQLQILEEASPRRCNRNGRGSIYNPTLGICCHFCRQKTLCSEEDCQRCGNFDVDEPCLGKTDCSVCHSSHGVFCRACLKVRYGEEMEEVRKNKDWMCPHCVEEKGINPFWVCNSSICLRKRKIAPTGLAIYRAREMGYKSVAHLLMEELKSGKHKI; translated from the exons ATGGGGAAGAAGGCAGCAAGAGCAAGCGAGTACGAGAATGTTCGAAACGCTCGCATGTTAGAGAACCAAGCTCGCCTGGAATCTCTTGGGCTTCTCAAAACCGTTTCAGAGCTCAGAAAGCATCACAACTCTCCAAAACCGAAACCAAAGAAACCCAACCAAAAGAAGCTCTTCGCTCTCACACCATTGCGCCGCTCTCAAAGACTCAATCGCACTAACACCCTCCCACTCTCCCCGAAACAAG TTGTGACAGAGAAGGAGGAAACTGAAATCGAtcgggaagagaaagaagaggagGGGGAGGAGTTTAGGCCTGCCAATGCACCTTTTGTTAAAATAAGTATTGAACAGCTTCAGATTCTAGAAGAAGCTTCTCCGAGGCGCTGCAATCGGAACGGCAGAGGCAGTATCTACAATCCCACTTTGGGGATATGCTGCCATTTCTGCAG GCAAAAGACACTCTGCAGTGAAGAAGATTGCCAAAGATGTGGCAATTTTGATGTGGATGAGCCATGTCTAG GTAAGACTGATTGTTCTGTCTGTCACTCTAGCCATGGTGTTTTCTGCAGAGCATGTCTCAAGGTTCGATATGGTGAAG AAATGGAGGAAGTGAGAAAGAACAAGGATTGGATGTGCCCACATTGcgtagaagaaaaaggaataAACCCTTTCTGGGTATGCAACAG CTCAATTTGCCTGAGGAAACGGAAGATAGCTCCAACCGGTTTAGCAATATATAGAG CTCGGGAAATGGGATACAAATCAGTGGCACATCTACTAATGGAAGAACTAAAAAGTGGAAAGCACAAAATATAA
- the LOC130982381 gene encoding nudix hydrolase 18, mitochondrial-like, protein MPLLLLNKQDLKQQQLLAVMGLLLSRNLACKFLYSFLFSAKKASPDLFPKQLENVMSLVSPRTGRHLQRYEKGCRLVVGCIPYRYKNNGTQDKEIEVLVISAQKGKGMQFPKGGWETDESMEQAALRETIEEAGVFGNIESELGKWTYKSKRQPTIHEGYMFPMLVSKQLDNWPEMNFRKRRWMTVAEAKEICPYDWMKEALDILVQRQTQL, encoded by the exons ATGCCTCTTCTCCTCCTTAACAAACAAGACTTAAAACAACAACAACTTCTTGCTGTCATGGGTCTCTTGCTTTCTAGGAACTTGGCTTGCAAATTCTTGTACTCTTTTCTGTTCTCAGCCAAGAAAGCTTCTCCGGATTTGTTcccaaaacaattggaaaacgTCATGTCTTTGGTGTCCCCTCGAACTGGGAGGCATTTGCAGCGTTATGAAAAGGGTTGTCGCCTTGTTGTAGG ATGCATTCCCTACAGATACAAGAATAATGGAACACAGGACAAAGAAATAGAGGTTCTTGTGATTAGTGCTCAGAAGGGCAAAGGAATGCAGTTCCCAAAG GGTGGTTGGGAGACTGATGAATCCATGGAGCAAGCTGCTTTAAGGGAAACCATAGAGGAAGCTGGTGTTTTTGGCAACATTGAA AGTGAATTGGGAAAATGGACCTACAAGAGCAAAAGGCAACCCACAATTCATGAGGGATACATGTTCCCTATGCTTGTTAGCAAGCAATTGGATAATTGGCCAGAGATGAACTTCAGAAAAAGAAGATGGATGACTGTGGCTGAAGCAAAAGAAATCTGCCCTTATGATTGGATGAAGGAGGCTTTGGATATATTGGTTCAAAGACAAACTCAATTGTAG
- the LOC130982845 gene encoding uncharacterized protein LOC130982845 isoform X2, with translation MGKKAARASEYENVRNARMLENQARLESLGLLKTVSELRKHHNSPKPKPKKPNQKKLFALTPLRRSQRLNRTNTLPLSPKQEKEETEIDREEKEEEGEEFRPANAPFVKISIEQLQILEEASPRRCNRNGRGSIYNPTLGICCHFCRQKTLCSEEDCQRCGNFDVDEPCLGKTDCSVCHSSHGVFCRACLKVRYGEEMEEVRKNKDWMCPHCVEEKGINPFWVCNSSICLRKRKIAPTGLAIYRAREMGYKSVAHLLMEELKSGKHKI, from the exons ATGGGGAAGAAGGCAGCAAGAGCAAGCGAGTACGAGAATGTTCGAAACGCTCGCATGTTAGAGAACCAAGCTCGCCTGGAATCTCTTGGGCTTCTCAAAACCGTTTCAGAGCTCAGAAAGCATCACAACTCTCCAAAACCGAAACCAAAGAAACCCAACCAAAAGAAGCTCTTCGCTCTCACACCATTGCGCCGCTCTCAAAGACTCAATCGCACTAACACCCTCCCACTCTCCCCGAAACAAG AGAAGGAGGAAACTGAAATCGAtcgggaagagaaagaagaggagGGGGAGGAGTTTAGGCCTGCCAATGCACCTTTTGTTAAAATAAGTATTGAACAGCTTCAGATTCTAGAAGAAGCTTCTCCGAGGCGCTGCAATCGGAACGGCAGAGGCAGTATCTACAATCCCACTTTGGGGATATGCTGCCATTTCTGCAG GCAAAAGACACTCTGCAGTGAAGAAGATTGCCAAAGATGTGGCAATTTTGATGTGGATGAGCCATGTCTAG GTAAGACTGATTGTTCTGTCTGTCACTCTAGCCATGGTGTTTTCTGCAGAGCATGTCTCAAGGTTCGATATGGTGAAG AAATGGAGGAAGTGAGAAAGAACAAGGATTGGATGTGCCCACATTGcgtagaagaaaaaggaataAACCCTTTCTGGGTATGCAACAG CTCAATTTGCCTGAGGAAACGGAAGATAGCTCCAACCGGTTTAGCAATATATAGAG CTCGGGAAATGGGATACAAATCAGTGGCACATCTACTAATGGAAGAACTAAAAAGTGGAAAGCACAAAATATAA
- the LOC130982676 gene encoding NDR1/HIN1-like protein 10: MCLRSFRCSFCCIFVTLYTLFLCFILSIFLFWIIISPSSVKFQVTNASLTQFNLTNNNTTLNYKFKVNITARNPNNNVVVYYRRITAYAWYKDRNFAAVNLAPFDQGHKNTTLLQEAVFEGQSSIRLGPKQIAEYNMERSVGIFNDLAVDLDVRIRAKFGRFKSSRFNPPVVQCRRLRVPLISNGKPPAATFSVTRCRSSNFFQDRDAEAG; this comes from the coding sequence ATGTGTTTGAGATCATTCAGGTGCAGTTTTTGCTGCATCTTCGTCACACTCTACACCTTATTCCTGTGCTTCATTCTATCCATATTCCTATTTTGGATAATCATATCTCCATCAAGTGTCAAATTCCAAGTAACTAATGCTTCCCTCACTCAATTCAATCTCACCAACAACAACACCACATTGAACTACAAATTCAAAGTCAACATCACAGCAAGAAACCCTAACAACAACGTGGTGGTGTACTATAGGAGGATCACCGCATACGCGTGGTACAAAGACAGGAATTTCGCTGCCGTCAACTTGGCGCCATTTGATCAAGGTCACAAGAACACGACCCTCCTTCAAGAAGCCGTGTTCGAAGGACAAAGCTCGATTCGACTCGGGCCAAAACAAATTGCTGAGTACAACATGGAGAGGAGTGTGGGCATTTTCAATGACTTGGCCGTCGATTTGGATGTTAGAATAAGGGCTAAGTTTGGAAGGTTCAAGAGCAGCCGATTCAATCCGCCGGTTGTTCAGTGTCGCCGGCTCAGGGTTCCTTTGATTTCGAATGGTAAACCGCCGGCGGCAACTTTTAGTGTTACAAGGTGCAGAAGTAGTAATTTCTTTCAAGATCGTGATGCCGAAGCCGGATAA
- the LOC130982546 gene encoding pentatricopeptide repeat-containing protein At1g62930, chloroplastic-like isoform X1, with protein sequence MLSSSTSRFTFIFRYSLLQIPNFLSFPSSSSLHYHSEPPSLYQVDEAVDSFTRMLSMRRPPSIIQFNKILGSLAKTNHFPTSISLFRQLQARGIAPDLFTLSILINCCCGVGRMTLAFSVLAKIFRMDYQPDTVTLTTILKGLYLCGSVEKAVRFHDRLLAHGFHFNQVTYGTLINGLCKTGHTSAAIQMLRKIPRYGIAPNVLMYSAIIDSLCKDTLVSQAFHLYSEMLAKGISLDVITYNSLIFGLCLEGQYKEAIDLLSDMVLRNITPDVYTYNTLIDGLCKDGKIKDAKSVLTVMAKHGVKPDVVTYSSLMDGYCLVNEVDKAKYTFNTMAENRVFPNVRTYTIMINGFCKSKMIDDALNLFEEMHRKNLVPDTVTYSTLIDGLGKSGRILCALELLEKMHDRGQPANIVTYSSLMDALFNIKQHDKALMLFNQMKESGIDPNIFTYTILIDGLCKSGRLKNAKEIFQELSIKGYHLNTRIYNVMINGLCKEGLLHEALALKLEMEDNGCSPDAVTYETTIRALLEKGENDQALKHLHEMIARGLLKRH encoded by the coding sequence ATGTTGTCATCCTCAACCTCAAGGTTCACTTTCATTTTTAGGTATTCTCTTCTCCAAATCCctaattttctttccttcccTTCCTCTTCATCCCTTCACTATCATTCTGAGCCCCCATCCCTTTACCAAGTTGATGAAGCTGTTGATTCCTTCACTCGCATGCTCTCTATGCGTCGCCCTCCATCAATAATCCAATTTAACAAGATTTTGGGGTCTCTTGCCAAGACCAACCATTTCCCCACTTCCATTTCCCTTTTTCGGCAATTGCAAGCCAGAGGAATCGCTCCCGACTTATTTACTTTGAGCATCCTAATTAATTGTTGTTGCGGCGTGGGTCGTATGACGCTTGCTTTCTCTGTATTGGCCAAGATTTTCAGAATGGATTATCAACCTGATACGGTAACATTGACAACAATCCTAAAAGGTCTCTATCTCTGTGGTAGTGTTGAAAAAGCAGTGCGCTTTCATGACAGACTGCTGGCTCATGGATTTCACTTTAATCAAGTCACTTATGGGACGTTGATCAATGGGCTCTGTAAGACCGGTCACACATCAGCTGCTATTCAAATGTTGAGAAAGATCCCACGGTATGGAATTGCTCCTAATGTCTTAATGTACAGCGCAATTATTGATAGCCTCTGCAAGGATACACTTGTAAGTCAGGCTTTTCATTTATACTCTGAGATGCTTGCTAAGGGAATTTCTCTAGATGTTATCACATACAATTCTCTCATTTTTGGATTGTGTCTTGAAGGTCAATATAAGGAAGCCATTGATTTGTTAAGTGATATGGTGCTTAGAAACATTACTCCTGATGTTTATACCTATAATACTTTGATCGATGGGCTATGCAAGGATGGAAAGATCAAAGATGCTAAGAGTGTATTGACTGTAATGGCAAAACATGGTGTGAAACCAGATGTGGTTACTTATAGCAGCTTAATGGATGGATATTGTTTGGTTAATGAGGTAGATAAGGCAAAATATACATTCAACACAATGGCCGAGAATAGAGTGTTTCCTAATGTTCGGACTTACACTATCATGATTAATGGCTTTTGCAAAAGTAAAATGATCGATGACGCCTTGAATCTCTTCGAAGAGATGCATCGCAAGAACTTGGTTCCTGACACGGTAACTTACAGTACTCTAATTGATGGCTTGGGAAAATCAGGGAGAATCCTTTGTGCCTTGGAGCTTCTTGAAAAGATGCATGATCGAGGTCAACCCGCTAATATAGTCACTTACAGTTCTTTGATGGATGCTTTGTTCAATATCAAACAACATGACAAGGCACTTATGTTATTCAATCAAATGAAAGAGAGTGGCATTGATCCAAATATATTTACATACACCATACTTATAGATGGCCTGTGCAAAAGTGGAAGACTTAAAAATGCAAAAGAGATTTTTCAAGAGCTTTCCATTAAAGGCTATCACCTAAACACAAGGATATACAATGTTATGATCAATGGGCTCTGCAAAGAGGGCCTACTTCATGAAGCATTGGCCTTAAAGTTGGAAATGGAAGACAATGGTTGCTCTCCGGATGCTGTAACTTACGAAACAACTATTCGTGCTCTGTTGGAAAAAGGTGAAAATGATCAAGCGCTGAAACATCTTCATGAAATGATTGCTAGAGGCTTATTGAAAAGACACTAA